From Candidatus Xianfuyuplasma coldseepsis:
ATGCATATGTGGGTGACCATGTGAAGATTACATGATCCAAACTATATAACTCTTGTAGTGATGGTTCGATAGACGACCATCCCTCTACATACGGATTGTGTTCACTTGTTGCCATAAGGACATCATCGGCACAATAACGTCTCCATGCAAAGACCCCTTCTGTTTGCGCTAATCGTGCAAATTGACGATCGATTTCTAATAATTGTTCTTCCTTTGTCATATGTCTTCACCTCAATTTGATTGTACCACGACACAACGAAACATGAAACAGGTTTCGCATTCATTATCAAGTCTCGTTTTTATCACACAATATGATATACTATATGTGAGGTGTTTCCCATGAAAAAATTAGTAATCATACTATCATTCACACTACTTATTATCGGGTTATCCGCATGTACAGAGGAACCTGATTATTCTATATTCGTAAACCTAGAAGATGGACATACCATCGAGCAATACGTTGGTGAAGAGTCGATTCAACTAGAGGATATCACGGTAACCGATGCAGATGACAACGTTCTTGAAGCAACGTTAAGTTGGGAAGGTACCTACGATTTACAAGTTGTCGGTTCCTACGCATTAACCCTCAGTATTGTGGTAGATGAAAATCGACAAACATCACGGCAAATGACACTCAATGTCATTCCCGAAACCTGTGAAATGAACCCCAATCAAGAACAATGTGTAATACCTGTTGCAGGGGTTTCATATCGTGCATCAACCTTAAGTATGAGTTCCATCTACATTGGTGATTTCGTTCTCCTTCAATGGGACGTTACGCCACTCAATGCTGATAATACTGATGTTACTTTTTCCTCAAGTAATCCATTGGTTGCAGAAGTTAATGACTTTGGTTATGTTTTTGCAAAGCTAGAAGGTACTGTCGATATCACCATTACTACGGTTGACGGTTCGTATACAGCAACTCATACATTTAGTATTATCGAGAAATCATGTGAGGTGGATCCTCTGCAAGACAAATGCGTCAACATCTTCTTAGATGATGACAGTCGTATTGTTGATTTAAGTGATGGCTACGTCTCTCAAACCAACTATGATGCAATCTATCCGAACAACAAGATCTACTATGAGATTTTTGTTCGACGCTTCGCTGATACCGATGGCGACTACACCGGTGACTTGAATGGGATTATTGAGAACATTCCGTATCTAGAAATGCTTGGTGTCGGTGGACTATGGTTGATGCCAATTATGGAAACCACTAGTGATCACGGCTATGATATCAGCGACTATTACAGTATTAATCCTGAATATGGAACAATGAGTGATTTTGACGATTTAATCACGGCGACTTCCGCTGCAAATATCGATGTCATTATCGACCTTGTTGTCAATCATATGGGGGCTCACAACAACATCTTTCAAGATGTCCTTAAATATGGCACATCAAGTGATTATTACGATTGGTTCACCTGGGCTAGTTTAGGAGATGGTGTCATCAATCAAACCGGTAGTTGGGGACAGCCCATTTGGTATAACCCGAATGACTCAACATGGTGGCTGAAAGCCTCCAGTTTCAACATTCATGAGTCTTTGGATGACAAGTATTACTTTGGCTACTTCTCCGATTGGATGCCAGACTTAAACTTGGAGAATCCCGATGTTGTTGACTACATCTATGATGTCGCTGAGTTTTGGTTAAACAAAGGCGTTACTGGATTTCGTATGGATGCGACAAGCCATCTATATGCCCTTCATGAACATCCCGATATTATCGATCGTGATCAAGCAAACATTGACTTTCTAACTGGTTTCAATCAACATGTTACATCGATAAATAATGATGCATTCGTGGTCATAGAAGCATGGGAATCCTATAGTGTCTTGGATTATTACCAATCCGGAAACAGCGTTTTTAACTTCCCGTTTAATTATGGCATCAAAGATATCGTTCGGGGATACAATACCGAAAGTTTATTGGATTCCATGAATTCCACCTACGATGTCATCTATGGTTACAATAGTGATGCTGTCGATTCCACATTTATTTCCAACCATGATATGGATCGTGCAGCAACACAGTTATCCGATGAACAAATACGACAAGCCTCCGAGCTACTACTGACAATTCCGAGTAATCCATTTATTTACTATGGCGATGAGATTGGTATGCTTGGAACAAGGACCAATATGGTTTGGGGTAGTTATTTTTCAGGACTGGCTACCAACAGTGCGGATTATAGTGTCGATAGTGTTGCCGTTCAACTAAACGATGACGAGTCCCTTCTTAACACTTACATTCAAATTGGTGAACTCCGAAACAATAGCTTAGCATTACAATACGGAGATTTTACTCCTTATCACAACCAACAACTACACGGATATTTCCGTTACTTTGAAAACGGTGAGGATGCACAACTGGTTCTCGTATTATTCAATTTCTCTAGTTCATCATCCTACCCAATCCCATCGGAGTTTACGAGTTATGAAATATTGTATTCCTCAACACCATCCAATCTCGGTGGTCTATCTCCTGAATCAACCATGATTCTCCAGTTACCACTCGATTTGTTAGATGATGTATTGCAATAGAAAAGGTCTGAAAATTTCAGACCTTTTTTTATTGTTTTATTCGCCAGCGATTCCGGATTTATCAATACTTTCAATAAAGTATCGTTGCACAAATCCGTACATGATGACGAGGGGAATAATTGACAATATTGTACCGGCAAAGGATTTTGCTTCGGTAAAGTCAACCTCGGTATAATCACTACCAACACTGTAGTCGGCCACCGCTCCCCACTGGGCTTGTAAGTTTTGCAAGTTCATCGGTATCGTTTTGATATAACCATCCAAATACGCATTGGATAAGAACAATTCATTCCAGTTTACTGCGAATCCATAGGTTAGGGCAATAACAAATGCCGGCAATGCCATCGGAATCGCAATCTTGACGAATATATTGAAGCTGTTCGCACCATCCAAGAAGGCACTTTCCTCAATTTGAGCCGGAATCATGCGGAAGAATTGGAAGAAAATCAAGATGAAGAATGTTGCTTGAACACCTTGTCCAAAAAATGCCGGTAACCAGAGGGCTAATATCGTTCCACGGATACCCAAGTTGGTATAAATCAACCACCGTGGGATGAACAATAACATCTTCGGTAAGATGTAAATCAAAATCATCATCGCAAAGATAAATCCTTTTCCTTTGAATGAGAAACGAGCTAAACCGTAGCCAATGAAGGCGCTACTGATGACGGTTACCAAGGTTGTCGTTCCTGCCAAGTAAATACTATTGACATAACTTACAGGTAAGATCATGACAAAGGCGACAAACAATACCGTTACACCTAAAATCTTTCCAGGTTCTTTGGTGTATATACTACCAAACAATGTTACCGTAATCGGTAAGGTAATAAAGAAGAAAAACTTACGTAATTCAACGCCTACTGGAGCTTCTAATGCCGTTAATTCCAGTAATTCTTCTGGTGTCGCATTAATCGCTTGGAAGGTTTCACTCACCACTTGATAATACGGTATGTGTAGTTTTAATCCCCGTAAACTAAACAAATAGTTGTTCCAATAGATTTTTGATGGAATCCAGAGAATCGTACTATCCACCAAATCGGTATTGGACATCAAACTGATCATAAACATATAGAAAATCGGATAGATAAAGACAAAGGAGAATGTAATACTTAGGAAATAGATAATGATGTAATACAATAATCCTTTCCGACCTCCACTACCTAGTAAACGTGCTCGATAGGACGGCCAATGCGTCCGCATATGTTTCATAAATGATTGCCATCTATTCATGATTACGCCCTACCTTTCTGTGGTTTTTGACGGGCAATGAAATAGAGTACTGTAATGACCACTATTTGGACAAAGCTATAGATTAGTGCCATCGCACTAGCGTATCCTTCACGCCTTGATCCGTCTCGATTGGAACTCAGGATAATACCGTTGATTGGATTCCCATCGAAGTTTGCCAAGAAGACCACAATAAAGATAATCGATACGGTAATCGCTGGTCGAATAATCGGTAATGTGATTTTCCAGAAAATACTCCACGCATTTGCCCCATCAATACTCGCTGCTTCGTACAAGCTGCGATCGATTTTTTGTAGCATTGCTAAGAAGATTAGGATCGGAACACCGGTATACCACAGAATTTCCACAATGTACGCAAACATCTCAATGAAGATTGATACCATACTTCGTGGAACAATCGTTGTGATGATATCAAGAACAAAGAAACTAATCTCAATATCCATTCCCCCGTAATCACTCATATTTTGCAACAATTCACCATTTAAAATGATGATTGGCAAGAAGAATATCATCCGGAAGAATCCTTTTCCTTTGATGCTTTGGTTTAATAACATCGCTATAATAATCGCAAGTGTAATAATGACAGGGGTGTATAACAATACACGGACAACGAAATTTTGGACTTCAATCACAAAGTCGATATCTTCAAATAGAATCCGACGATAATTGTCAAAATTCACCCATGCGTATTCATACTCACCCTGATTTAAGAATACATTGTTAAAACTCATAAATACAATTTGTCCAAACGGGTACAACACCAATCCGACAAACCCAATAATCCACGGCAAGACAAAGAGATAACCTGTATGTGCTTTTCGTTGGGCCATTGTCACCCTTGAGGACGATAACTTTTTCTGTTTTGTGCTTTCTCCTGTATAAGGATGTTTTTCTTGATACGTTTGCATCAGCTTTTTAAAGGGATAGGAAACACCAAAGATGATGTAATCCATACCTTTGAAATACACCGATACCACTGCAGTTGCGGCTCGCTTAATCGCGTCACCGACTCGACGGAGGAATTGTTTCATGATCCCACCACATAACTGGATGCCTCAATCGTCAGTGTATCCACGGTGACATCCGTTGTATTGTAATTCAATATAATGTAGGTTCCATCCGCATAATCAACACGAACAACACCGGTATCTAAGAAGGTGTGGTCAACCATTTCATTATCAATGGTAGCTGTTAATCCTTCATCGATAAAATCATAGTAGGTTGCAATCCGTGATTCTAAGACATCATACTCACTGATATAGATATTGCTAGAGTTCGTATGTTTTAAATCATAGGTAGAACCACCGGTTAATACATACGATGGGAATACCCCAAACTCGACCATTCGCATTAACGAATACGTTTCATCAGAGATGAAGTTTAAATACGGAGAATACATATCCACATAGCCACCAATAACCAACTGTAGGAATGGTATGGAAGCGGCTGATATTTGATAATCACTCGATGATATCGGTGCATCATAATAGGTATCCATATAGCCATACAAATAGGCATCTGGGTTGTATAATCCTGTTGTTATACCTTGATTATTGAATTGCGCTAGTACATTTTGCACATCGGTCATATTCCGTGATGAATAGACAACACCGCGATCATGACTCGTATAAATAGAGCGATCAAAACCATTGAAGGAAACGCCATCAATACCATACTTGGTCAAATCCTCAATATCATTCTCAGCGAACTCGGAATAATACTCGGTATCATTGACGAGATGCGCAAAGAACATCCGTGTTAATTCAATATGATAGATGTTGCGTTTACTCAACGTTTGCGCGTGTTGTTTTGAAAAATCATCATAACTGCGGACATAATCCAAATAGTAACTAAAATCAATATTATGGTCGTCCATGTAGGCTATCATTTCACGGAAGTCGTTACGGCCACCAAGAGCACGATAGACATCAAATCGATAGCCCCATTCGTCTTTATTAAATGTTTTGAGTGATAAAACTAGATCACTATAACCATCTTGTTGCATCACTTTTACCATATCCGTAATTTCTTGATAGGTAGTTATTTCTTTGGTTTTCAAGCGTAAAATACCTTCAATGATTTCCGCACCAATCACATCCACATGCGTTGGTGTCCCGGCAAAGGTTTTCCGTCTTGAAGGTCCTAATTGTGAGCTTTCTAGTAAATCTTGTTGGTACCGTTTGGCGACCCCAACATAACTCGCTTCTGCTCCACTTAGGAACGTATATCGCGTTGTCACGTCATAATCATTGACATCATCTTGGAACGAAATCCGATACTGATCTTCATTGGTTCTAGATTGATATTGTTCGTAACTTTGACGATAACGGAAACTAAAATAGGTGTTGTAATAATCATTGATAACACCGGTAGATTTAAAGTTTAGTACCGCATAGTTAGCCCCTTGTTCATTTACTACATAGAATCCGGTATTATCGACATCATGAATCATCGCATAAAGGGGCATCGTCACTCGTGCTGGAGCTTTGGTACTGATCGTACGTTGTGGTGTAACGTTGGACATATAACCCGGGTCGGATCCATAGACATTTAAGCTAAACGATGCTTTTTCAAGCGGAGCACTGTCCAGTGTGATTAGGGCCCCACTTCCATCCGGTATAATCACGTATCCATCGGTTTCCTGCTTCGTCGATCCAAAGTATGGGAAGAGGACAATATTCCGTAGAATATAGTATTGTTCTTGCGAGTTCCATATTTTTTCGTTGTACTCAATGACGGAATCCGCGGGTACATTAACCAATACTTGATCGTCTTCAATCGTTACATAGAGATCAAACTTGATTTTTAAGAACTCATGATTAAAATCAATCGCCGCTTTGAAACCATTGGTTTGTGAAGTAATCGTAGCCTCAGCAACATCGATGTCTTCCCCTAAATCATTGGCTAATGTATCTAAGAACGACACACTTGTTGGGGTTGTTTCTTTGTATAAATCAATCGTTACACCCGATTTTATCGGATTGACAACAGCCGCTGCCTTACCTGCAAAGGAATCACTGTAATTATAGGATGAATACACATATCCATTTTCTTTGACACGTACAGCAATCGCTAACGTTTCTTCTTCTAAATACAGTTCTAACGCTTCATTTTCGGCCATTTTGTCAAACGATGCCGGAATGAATTCCAGATATGTCTTCTCAATTTTATCCGGTTCTTCTATATACACGTTTGAATCGTAGGTTATATCACTTAGCTGATTGCCAAGTGCAAGATCATAATTAAGTTCTTCTTTAGCA
This genomic window contains:
- a CDS encoding carbohydrate ABC transporter permease, translated to MNRWQSFMKHMRTHWPSYRARLLGSGGRKGLLYYIIIYFLSITFSFVFIYPIFYMFMISLMSNTDLVDSTILWIPSKIYWNNYLFSLRGLKLHIPYYQVVSETFQAINATPEELLELTALEAPVGVELRKFFFFITLPITVTLFGSIYTKEPGKILGVTVLFVAFVMILPVSYVNSIYLAGTTTLVTVISSAFIGYGLARFSFKGKGFIFAMMILIYILPKMLLFIPRWLIYTNLGIRGTILALWLPAFFGQGVQATFFILIFFQFFRMIPAQIEESAFLDGANSFNIFVKIAIPMALPAFVIALTYGFAVNWNELFLSNAYLDGYIKTIPMNLQNLQAQWGAVADYSVGSDYTEVDFTEAKSFAGTILSIIPLVIMYGFVQRYFIESIDKSGIAGE
- a CDS encoding DUF5696 domain-containing protein; this encodes MMKKLIALLLLPAVFFMIISVADIVAKEELNYDLALGNQLSDITYDSNVYIEEPDKIEKTYLEFIPASFDKMAENEALELYLEEETLAIAVRVKENGYVYSSYNYSDSFAGKAAAVVNPIKSGVTIDLYKETTPTSVSFLDTLANDLGEDIDVAEATITSQTNGFKAAIDFNHEFLKIKFDLYVTIEDDQVLVNVPADSVIEYNEKIWNSQEQYYILRNIVLFPYFGSTKQETDGYVIIPDGSGALITLDSAPLEKASFSLNVYGSDPGYMSNVTPQRTISTKAPARVTMPLYAMIHDVDNTGFYVVNEQGANYAVLNFKSTGVINDYYNTYFSFRYRQSYEQYQSRTNEDQYRISFQDDVNDYDVTTRYTFLSGAEASYVGVAKRYQQDLLESSQLGPSRRKTFAGTPTHVDVIGAEIIEGILRLKTKEITTYQEITDMVKVMQQDGYSDLVLSLKTFNKDEWGYRFDVYRALGGRNDFREMIAYMDDHNIDFSYYLDYVRSYDDFSKQHAQTLSKRNIYHIELTRMFFAHLVNDTEYYSEFAENDIEDLTKYGIDGVSFNGFDRSIYTSHDRGVVYSSRNMTDVQNVLAQFNNQGITTGLYNPDAYLYGYMDTYYDAPISSSDYQISAASIPFLQLVIGGYVDMYSPYLNFISDETYSLMRMVEFGVFPSYVLTGGSTYDLKHTNSSNIYISEYDVLESRIATYYDFIDEGLTATIDNEMVDHTFLDTGVVRVDYADGTYIILNYNTTDVTVDTLTIEASSYVVGS
- a CDS encoding YybH family protein; protein product: MTKEEQLLEIDRQFARLAQTEGVFAWRRYCADDVLMATSEHNPYVEGWSSIEPSLQELYSLDHVIFTWSPTYAFVSGDNSLGVTTGLYERTYLTNGETKKQHGKYVNVWRKISNQWTIVFDMGN
- a CDS encoding carbohydrate ABC transporter permease; translated protein: MKQFLRRVGDAIKRAATAVVSVYFKGMDYIIFGVSYPFKKLMQTYQEKHPYTGESTKQKKLSSSRVTMAQRKAHTGYLFVLPWIIGFVGLVLYPFGQIVFMSFNNVFLNQGEYEYAWVNFDNYRRILFEDIDFVIEVQNFVVRVLLYTPVIITLAIIIAMLLNQSIKGKGFFRMIFFLPIIILNGELLQNMSDYGGMDIEISFFVLDIITTIVPRSMVSIFIEMFAYIVEILWYTGVPILIFLAMLQKIDRSLYEAASIDGANAWSIFWKITLPIIRPAITVSIIFIVVFLANFDGNPINGIILSSNRDGSRREGYASAMALIYSFVQIVVITVLYFIARQKPQKGRA
- a CDS encoding alpha-amylase family glycosyl hydrolase, whose translation is MKKLVIILSFTLLIIGLSACTEEPDYSIFVNLEDGHTIEQYVGEESIQLEDITVTDADDNVLEATLSWEGTYDLQVVGSYALTLSIVVDENRQTSRQMTLNVIPETCEMNPNQEQCVIPVAGVSYRASTLSMSSIYIGDFVLLQWDVTPLNADNTDVTFSSSNPLVAEVNDFGYVFAKLEGTVDITITTVDGSYTATHTFSIIEKSCEVDPLQDKCVNIFLDDDSRIVDLSDGYVSQTNYDAIYPNNKIYYEIFVRRFADTDGDYTGDLNGIIENIPYLEMLGVGGLWLMPIMETTSDHGYDISDYYSINPEYGTMSDFDDLITATSAANIDVIIDLVVNHMGAHNNIFQDVLKYGTSSDYYDWFTWASLGDGVINQTGSWGQPIWYNPNDSTWWLKASSFNIHESLDDKYYFGYFSDWMPDLNLENPDVVDYIYDVAEFWLNKGVTGFRMDATSHLYALHEHPDIIDRDQANIDFLTGFNQHVTSINNDAFVVIEAWESYSVLDYYQSGNSVFNFPFNYGIKDIVRGYNTESLLDSMNSTYDVIYGYNSDAVDSTFISNHDMDRAATQLSDEQIRQASELLLTIPSNPFIYYGDEIGMLGTRTNMVWGSYFSGLATNSADYSVDSVAVQLNDDESLLNTYIQIGELRNNSLALQYGDFTPYHNQQLHGYFRYFENGEDAQLVLVLFNFSSSSSYPIPSEFTSYEILYSSTPSNLGGLSPESTMILQLPLDLLDDVLQ